In Fusarium musae strain F31 chromosome 7, whole genome shotgun sequence, a single window of DNA contains:
- a CDS encoding hypothetical protein (EggNog:ENOG41) codes for MKLSQILSTAALCSFAVASPLPGNAITEREANPVSPPTYGNKYILEDDLDKRTPPGYGVKYILEDDLDKREPQRNTYGKAYTLKMKDDGFEKRDPQDAYRKFYTLKMKDDGFKKRDPQNAYGRAYTLKMDDDGIEEREAESEE; via the exons ATGAAGTTATCTCAGATCCTCAGCACCGCCGCACTTTGCAGCTTTGCAGTTGCAAGCCCTCTTCCTG GCAATGCAATTACTGAGAGAGAGGCGAATCCTGTTTCACCTCCTACTTATGGAAACAAGTACATCTTAGAGGATGACCTTGACAAGCGTACGCCTCCTGGCTACGGCGTCAAGTACATCCTGGAAGACGATCTTGACAAGCGTGAACCTCAGAGAAATACGTATGGCAAGGCGTATactctgaagatgaaggacgaTGGTTTCGAGAAGCGTGACCCTCAGGATGCCTACAGGAAGTTCTACAccctcaagatgaaggatgatggcttcaagaagagagatCCTCAGAATGCATATGGTAGAGCTTACACTTTGAAGATGGATGATGACGGAATTGAAGAGCGTGAGGCTGAAAGTGAGGAATAA
- a CDS encoding hypothetical protein (EggNog:ENOG41), protein MSFKEDRGSDESLLGSDRESDEIEWTRPSQRQSWRKHALVGLNLLLFLISLGLFGAASFRLTSESEMDYIRKTSFYSPVLDSINFKMRPIETEGGLFEAKNPSKWRNSLKPDPVVDEAWEDLEIIRVFPITEAEVRRLGKDPELLVKFPQEYGLGDNAYMAQIDMFHQIHCLNLLRHLAWAEYNRNGTAKKPFSDLHWIHVSHCTDILMQNLMCNGNLDIITFNWVETQSNPFPDFAVNHQCRDFDAIYEWQDKHSVPKEWGRNVTRPAGAKQIPISEEYYRIYGIEKPQVSTTP, encoded by the exons ATGTCATTCAAAGAGGACAGAGGCTCCGATGAGAGTCTTCTAGGCAGTGACAGAGAGAGCGATGAGATCGAGTGGACTCGACCAAGCCAGCGACAGAGTTGGAGAAAGCATGCTTTGGTCGgtctcaaccttcttctctttctgaTATCTCTCGGTCTTTTCGGTGCTGCTTCCTTCCGACTTACCTCAGAATCCGAGATGGATTACATCCGCAAGACGTCCTTTTACT CTCCTGTCCTGGACTCAATCAACTTCAAGATGAGGCCTATTGAAACAGAGGGTGGCTTATTTGAAGCCAAGAATCCGTCCAAGTGGCGCAACTCCCTCAAGCCTGATCCGGTGGTTGATGAAGCGTgggaggatcttgagatcatTCGTGTCTTCCCTATCACCGAGGCTGAGGTTCGTCGACTGGGCAAAGACCCGGAGCTCCTTGTCAAGTTCCCCCAAGAGTATGGTCTTGGTGATAATGCTTACATGGCCCAAATCGACATGTTCCATCAGATCCACtgcctcaaccttcttcggCATCTAGCTTGGGCTGAGTACAACCGCAATGGCACGGCAAAGAAGCCCTTCAGCGACTTGCATTGGATCCATGTAAGCCATTGCACAGACATCTTGATGCAGAATCTCATGTGTAATGGAAACTTGgacatcatcaccttcaacTGGGTTGAGACTCAGTCGAATCCATTCCCAGACTTTGCTGTCAATCATCAGTGTCGGGATTTTGATGCGATATATGAGTGGCAGGACAAGCATTCAGTGCCAAAGGAATGGGGACGGAATGTCACTCGGCCGGCTGGTGCAAAGCAAATTCCAATTAGTGAAGAGTACTATCGTATATATGGGATCGAGAAGCCCCAGGTATCTACAACACCATAG